TTCAATCCAAACACGGACCACGAATTCAAAACAAACATCTTTTCGAGGAAAGTTGTGACAAAAACAAGATTGATTAGTAAACCAAGCATGAGTGTCTACAAAACTTTTGACATTTTTATTCTCTTTCTCCGAGTGCTTAAAGTTAAAAGTGGCTTTAAGTTAATCCATtaacaataaatcataaatttttaattcACATTTTGTGTTACTGGGAATAAAAATCATGGCACGTATCTATCAAGTATCATTCTAAAATTCATATTACAGTCACATATCTTGAACAAAATCTGCTGCTACGATGGAATGTTAAAGTGGAAGAGCCAAGAAATGACAAATGCGAATACCATACAAGCGAGAAGAAAATTCAAGAACCGGTGGCCGTTTAAGCAACTCCGAGTTTCTATAGCACCGGCAGATGGTGGTGCTGGAGCTGCTGCGGCCATGCTTGCAAAAACTGAGCCAATGTTCTCATTTGCTGCTGCCTCGATCTCATTCAACCCGACGACGTTGCAAGCTACTGAATTACATATTTCGCAAGTCCTGAAAATTATGAACGGGATAATAAGATATGATTCGAATTCGAGATGCAAGTTTCTACaagaaaatacaaaaaaaaaaaaaagtatctcataagttcttttcaagaatcacAAATCTTTGAATCAAAGAAGCATAGGAGAAACGTCAAGAAAATGAAAGGCAAAGAAAAAACAGATTGCGCAAATGGGATTGATTACTCACTTGTTTCCTTTGATTTTGAACCAAGTTTCAGCGCAATTTTTATGAGCAGCAGCCAAATCATCCTTACAAGAACAACCCAACTCAATGGCGACCCCAGAGCCAGGGCTGCTGCTCACTAAGCTCAAATGGCAAATTCTACAATCTCTCTCGATCATCCCAAAAGGCACTTTAATTTCCTTTACCCCACCATTTTCTACAATCACCGAACAATCAGAACTTCTCCCATTCTCCAAACCATCATCTTCATTCAGAATCTCACCCGATTCTGAGCCACACGCGATGCTAAAATCATCGTATGACCCTTCACCGTCTGCAGTTGAATAGAATTGGGAGTCGCAAGATTCTTCATCAGCGTCGGAGAAACACATGCTGCCACCCTCTTCTTCCTCCGCCGCTCCGCCTCTTGCACCGACTCCACCACCGCCGCATTCCAAATCCAAGTGGGACATCTCGAAACTAGCAATTCTGCAAACCTAGTAGCAAGAGTGTGTGTTGGGAGACTCAAGTACCGCATCAACGCCTCCAAGATTGAATCTTTAAACAACCCATGGATACTTTTCAACAAGATTCGGTCTCTCTGCTTGGAATTAATGAACTCCCTTCCAAAAAACCAATGAATCTTCTGAAGAAAAACAGAGCGTTACAGTACAGCAGTCGTGTGATGTGAGGAACTGCTGAAAAATGAGATGGATTTGAGAAGGAAAAAAGAAGAATAATGATTGAACAAGAAAAGAACACACTAGTTAATAGTTCATGGCATGTGTCAGTGTGTGTTTTGTGAGAGAGAGagatgcatgattatatgtacAAACCAGAGAAATTACAACTTTCCATGGCTGTTTTCCTTTCTTTTGTTTCATCTTTCTTCGTTGGTCTTGAGAGCTCTTATCTACTATTACACTGCCATTATCATTTCCTCGCTTATCTTGAGATATTATCATTGCTAGTAGACTGTGCCCATCGTGAGATtgaaaatttgtaaaataacattgtttagttatttttttaaaaaaaaattctcaagtgtatttaaaataataacattttctttaaaaaaaaaatggtgtCATATATCTAAATTTTGGGTTGGTGTAATTAAGTCATACCAAATTCACTTACTAAAAGGAAATCAAGTTttggattttaaatattatgatTTTGGATTGATCACCCCGAGAATTCAAACGCGCGTAACTTGTTTGTTAAACGAGTATTTTCGTTGCTTCGACATCGACGTTATAACTTTGAGAGGATCTAACTATCCAGCCTAGTGAAGTCTGGTCGTAACATTTCTCATCTCCTAATACTGATGAATGAGTCAGTAAGTGAAGTGCGGATTGAGAAGgaatttcaaatttgtatttGCAGATTATAAATTACTAATTATTAAGTGATAAGGTAACATATATATTGAACCTTCGAGCAATTATGCAATAAGGTAATTAGTGTGAGATTGGGCACTGAGAAACTTGTGCATGCTTTTGATTTTCACGCCAAATACTATGTATAAATTGATGCAACGATGTCGTAGTGGGTGGTCATGTGgccttctatttttatttaaaaaaaaaacagagagaTATTTTTCTACCTTTTGTGCGGTTGGAAGTCATAATTAAGAATTATGATGCCCTTTCGTTGGGGGGCTGACTAAATATAAATAGTCAATTACGAATACGTGTAAAATAATCACCGTATTTTATGTAAGTGAAGTGATgatgttattttttaaacttttttttaaacgcttaattttatgtatttttctGTAGGTAGTTGAAAAATGAAGTGACAAAAATTGTCAGATAAATTAAAATAAGAATtgataatcaatgaaatttgAGAAAGGAAAAAAAGGATACTGAGGTTATAGaaaaaatgatgatatttttctCATTTGAGAACTAACTTAAAAAAATATGTGAGTTAAAATTTGAGGAAAAAGGAGAAGAAATTTTGATGTGATTGACACACAAAAATGGTGATACTATGAGACTGTCTGATAGTACAATCTCATGTAACATATCTCTTATCAGATGCAATAcactaaaaaatattatttgttatgtaaaaaatattaatttgtaCTCTAAGTATAGATCGAATTGATACGTTTACATCTGTGACTGTTTCAACAAAGACCTACTCAAAGAGTTATTATGGGATGTACAACTATTATATAATAGTATAGATTTACAAATAATAGAAAATACAATGTTATgtgaaaattgaaaataatgagCAAGTTTATTCTACCATTTCTTTTCCTCTTTGTCATCCATAATTATCTGAgtaaaaaatttgtgtgagacgatctcacggttCGTATTTCGTGagatagatatcttatttgggtcatctatgaaaaaatattactttttatactaagagtattactttttattgtgaatattggtagagttgaaccgtctcacagataaagatttgtgaaacCGTAttacaaaagacctactcattaTCTGATATTTCAAATtaataaaacaaataaaaatagtTAAACCGGATAAAGTCATTTTTTGGGGATATTTTACCGACAGTGCTCCTATCCACCTGGGTCTTTTTGCTTTCACATGGGCTGTCagtattttattcaaaagtaggCCCAATTTTTACCCAATCCGCAGTGGCTACACATGGTATGTATgtcctctctttttttttctttttttttcctcatggtgtatttaaaatatattctaaataaataaatttaaattaccaaaaaattaaaaatatatacattATACATATGAAATATAGCTTTAAAACTTCATATATACTAATTTTGGAAAGATTCTTATTTTAGaaactaaaaaatattataaaaattgtaaaaaaaaagacATATAATATTTAGGTGATTATTAAGCGACTTAAACGTTATATGAtaggatttttttaaaaaagtacgAGAGGAATTCAAGAAACATAAATCGACGATGGTATTAGGGCCCCTGCCCTATTCTCTCAAGCCCAAAAGGCCCAACAGCGGTAGCCTTGTTACTGCGAGTCCATCAATATCTTTCTACACGTGCAAATGAtacattataaataataattgtaataatttaaatcttatttttacaaaactGAAAAATTcctataaaacacaaaaatgtagCACGTTAATGAAGGGAAGTTATGTTGACCTCTTACCAAATCAATCAAACCAATCAGAAAGTTCGATTCCATGTCAACATATTATTGGACGAGATCATCATATTTtatcttattatcgtaattttCAGACTATTACAATAGTTCGATATTTTACTGACGGGTAACGACAATGGGTTTTATTGTCGTAAAAAAATCGATAATacctatatttatttttatttttaaggtTAGTGCCTAGTTTGAATTAAAAGCTATCTGAGATATGCCCCTGTACAGGTAGAGTAGATGCTAcctgtgggggcagtgccctcACAGGATATCAGCCATTTATTTTACATGGTGATTAAATCTGGACCTTTGATCACTTCATGGGGTGTATGTGTGTTTAAATCTGGGTCTTTGATCAATCACCTCATGAGGACAGTGCCTCACAAGGTAGGGTGAAATAAACCCCCCTGTACATGACTTTTTTCTTAGATAACAAGCGGGCCGGGGGACCAAATTTCCGCTGATTTTCCTAAGGTATCACGAGAATTGCCATAGATCACACGGACCACTGGTCCACTTCCTAattaactattttttttatagttcctaaaattttactttttctatgtaaaatcataattataataaagaatttagttttttaatttatttaaacagatttagttgttttttttttactcgAGATAAGTAAGTCTCGAGTCACC
The Primulina eburnea isolate SZY01 chromosome 5, ASM2296580v1, whole genome shotgun sequence genome window above contains:
- the LOC140832488 gene encoding uncharacterized protein: MSHLDLECGGGGVGARGGAAEEEEGGSMCFSDADEESCDSQFYSTADGEGSYDDFSIACGSESGEILNEDDGLENGRSSDCSVIVENGGVKEIKVPFGMIERDCRICHLSLVSSSPGSGVAIELGCSCKDDLAAAHKNCAETWFKIKGNKTCEICNSVACNVVGLNEIEAAANENIGSVFASMAAAAPAPPSAGAIETRSCLNGHRFLNFLLACMVFAFVISWLFHFNIPS